In the genome of Nonomuraea sp. NBC_00507, the window CGGACGGCCTGTGGTGCTGCGCGGCGGCACCGTGCTGCCGATGGACGGCGGGCGCACGGTGCTCGAACGCACCGACGTCCTGGTGACCGGCGACCGGATCGCCGCGGTCGGGCCCGATCTTGAGGCGCCCGAGGACGCTGTCACGATCGACGCGTCGGACGGCATCGTCATGCCCGGCATGATCGACACTCACCGTCACATGTGGCAGACCGCGTTGCGCGGGTACGGCGCCGACTGGACGCTCACGCAGTATTTCGTCTGGTTCTACCTGGAGCACGGCAAGCTGTTCCGGCCGGAGGACATTTACGCGGGCAACACCCTCGCCGCGATCGAGGCGCTCGACGCCGGCGTCACGACCGTCGTCGACTGGTCGCACGGCCTGCAGACAGTGGACCACGCCGACGCCGCCGTCGACGCGCTGCAGGAGGTGCCGGGCCGGTACGTGCTCGCGTATGGCAACATCCAGCAGCCGCCCGCCGAGTGGACGGCCGCGCCCGAGTTCCGCGACTTCGTGGCCCGCCGGATCACCGGCGACGACCTGCTCGGCTTCCAGCTCGCCTTCGACGTGCTGGGCGACCCCGCCTTCCCGGAGAAGCCCGCGTTCGAGGTGGCGCGGGAGCTGGACGCGCCGGTCACCACGCACGCCGGCGTATGGGGCGCGACCAGCGACGACGGCATCCGACTCATGTACGAGCACGGCTTCATGACCCCGCGCACCATCTACGTGCACGCCGCGTCGTTGTCGGCCGACTCCTACCACCGCATCGCCGCCACCGGCGGCTCCGTCTCGGTCTCCACGGAGAGCGAGCAGAGCGCCGGCCAGGGCTACCCGCCCACCTGGGCGGTACGCGCCCACGGCATCCCGGTGTCGCTGTCCATGGACACCAGCGTGTGGTGGAGCGGCGACCTGTTCTCCGCCATGCGCACCACCCTCGGCGCCGACCGCTCCCGCGAGCACCTGGAGGCGCACGCCAAGGGCGACACCGTCACCCACTGTGGCCTGCGCGCCGACCAGGTCGTCGACTGGGCCACCCGCGGCGGCGCCCACGCACTCGGCCGCGACGACCTCGGCGTGATCGCGGCAGGCAAGAAGGCCGACCTGGTGCTCATTAAGAACGACCGTTCGCCGGTCTCGTTCCCGGTGCTCAATCCGTACGGCCACGTCGCCTTCCAGGCCCAGCGCGGCGACGTGCACACCGTCCTGGTCAACGGGCGGGTGGTCAAGCACGAGCACGAGCTGCTCGGCGTCGACCTGACGGCGGCGCGCCGCCAGGTCGAGCGCACGGTCGACTATCTTCGTTCGGAAATGGGCGAGGATGCCTGGAACAAGGGCATGAACCCAGACATCCCCGCGACGAAGATCCTCGACAATCCTTACACCTACACCGACTACCGCAGCGATGCGACACACCGCCTCTAACGGCAGGGAGCCGTCGAGCGGCGCGGCACCAAGGTCGGCGTGAGGGAGAAGTCGACCGCCGCCGTACGGCCCTGGATGCGTTCAAGGAGCAGGCGGCCCGCCGTTCTGCCCATGATCGTGCCGTCTTGATCGACGGTGGTCAGGGAGATGTGAGCGAGGCCTGACATGCGGGTGTTGTCGTAGCCGGCCAGGGAGATGTCGGCGGGGACGGCGAGCCCGGCCTCGTAGAGGGCCG includes:
- a CDS encoding amidohydrolase family protein: MSERIEFEAGRPVVLRGGTVLPMDGGRTVLERTDVLVTGDRIAAVGPDLEAPEDAVTIDASDGIVMPGMIDTHRHMWQTALRGYGADWTLTQYFVWFYLEHGKLFRPEDIYAGNTLAAIEALDAGVTTVVDWSHGLQTVDHADAAVDALQEVPGRYVLAYGNIQQPPAEWTAAPEFRDFVARRITGDDLLGFQLAFDVLGDPAFPEKPAFEVARELDAPVTTHAGVWGATSDDGIRLMYEHGFMTPRTIYVHAASLSADSYHRIAATGGSVSVSTESEQSAGQGYPPTWAVRAHGIPVSLSMDTSVWWSGDLFSAMRTTLGADRSREHLEAHAKGDTVTHCGLRADQVVDWATRGGAHALGRDDLGVIAAGKKADLVLIKNDRSPVSFPVLNPYGHVAFQAQRGDVHTVLVNGRVVKHEHELLGVDLTAARRQVERTVDYLRSEMGEDAWNKGMNPDIPATKILDNPYTYTDYRSDATHRL